Proteins found in one Ptychodera flava strain L36383 chromosome 3, AS_Pfla_20210202, whole genome shotgun sequence genomic segment:
- the LOC139129584 gene encoding splicing factor U2AF 35 kDa subunit-like isoform X3: MAEYLASIFGTEKDKVNCSFYFKIGACRHGDRCSRLHNKPTFSQTIVLLNIYQNPQNSAQTADGSHSKYVKHMSDVDMQKHFDDFFEEVFTELDEKYGEIEEMNVCDNIGDHLVGNVYVKFHREEDAEKAVQQLNNRWFNGQPMRAELSPVTDFREACCRQYEMGECTRGGFCNFMHLKPISRELRRELYGRRRRRRSRSRDRFRSRSRSRERERKGRSRSRSRERSRRSHSRERERRSHSRERSGRF; encoded by the exons ATGGCCGAATACTTGGCGTCAATTTTCGGCACCGAAAAAGACAA AGTAAACTGCTCTTTCTATTTCAAGATTGGAGCATGCCGCCACGGTGACAGATGTTCTCGTCTCCACAACAAACCGACTTTCAGCCAAACCATCGTGTTGCTGAACATCTATCAGAACCCACAGAACAGCGCACAAACTGCGGATGGGTCCCACAGTAAGTACG TGAAACACATGAGTGATGTTGACATGCAGAAACACTTCGATGATTTCTTTGAAGAAGTGTTCACAGAGCTGGACGAAAAGTATGGTGAGATTGAAGAAATGAACGTGTGTGATAATATTGGTGATCATCTTGTGGGAAATGTTTATGTCAAG TTTCACAGAGAGGAAGACGCAGAGAAGGCGGTGCAGCAGTTGAATAATCGTTGGTTCAATGGACAACCAATGCGTGCAGAGTTGTCACCAGTGACAGATTTCAGAGAAGCTTGCTGTAGACAGTATGAAATGGG AGAATGCACTAGAGGTGGCTTCTGTAACTTCATGCATCTGAAACCCATCTCTCGAGAGCTACGACGTGAGCTGTACGGCAGACGCAGGAGGAGAAGGTCACGCTCACGCGACCGATTCAGGTCCAGATCCCGCAGTCGCGAACGAGAAAGGAAAGGCCGCTCACGCAGCCGGAGTAGAGAGCGCAGCAGGAGAAGCCACAGCAGAGAACGTGAAAGACGTAGCCATAGTAGGGAAAGATCTGGAAGATTCtaa
- the LOC139129585 gene encoding gamma-secretase subunit PEN-2-like: protein MDLKRVSNEDKLKLCQKYYQGGFFCLPFLWAVNFIWFFREAFMKPHYPEQKQIKTYIIRSAIGAVIWLAVITAWIVVFQIYRPVWQPFADYISFMIPKGIA from the exons atggatttgaagagGGTGTCAAACGAGGATAAACTGAAGttatgccaaaaatattatcaag GAGGCTTTTTCTGCCTGCCGTTCCTGTGGGCAGTAAATTTTATATGGTTCTTCAGAGAAGCGTTCATGAAACCACACTATCCAGaacagaaacaaattaaaacat ATATTATTAGGTCAGCGATAGGGGCTGTGATATGGCTTGCGGTGATAACGGCGTGGATTGTGGTGTTCCAAATCTATCGACCCGTGTGGCAACCGTTTGCAGATTACATATCTTTCATGATTCCAAAAGGCATAGCATAA
- the LOC139129584 gene encoding splicing factor U2AF 35 kDa subunit-like isoform X4, with the protein MAEYLASIFGTEKDKVNCSFYFKIGACRHGDRCSRLHNKPTFSQTIVLLNIYQNPQNSAQTADGSHMKHMSDVDMQKHFDDFFEEVFTELDEKYGEIEEMNVCDNIGDHLVGNVYVKFHREEDAEKAVQQLNNRWFNGQPMRAELSPVTDFREACCRQYEMGECTRGGFCNFMHLKPISRELRRELYGRRRRRRSRSRDRFRSRSRSRERERKGRSRSRSRERSRRSHSRERERRSHSRERSGRF; encoded by the exons ATGGCCGAATACTTGGCGTCAATTTTCGGCACCGAAAAAGACAA AGTAAACTGCTCTTTCTATTTCAAGATTGGAGCATGCCGCCACGGTGACAGATGTTCTCGTCTCCACAACAAACCGACTTTCAGCCAAACCATCGTGTTGCTGAACATCTATCAGAACCCACAGAACAGCGCACAAACTGCGGATGGGTCCCACA TGAAACACATGAGTGATGTTGACATGCAGAAACACTTCGATGATTTCTTTGAAGAAGTGTTCACAGAGCTGGACGAAAAGTATGGTGAGATTGAAGAAATGAACGTGTGTGATAATATTGGTGATCATCTTGTGGGAAATGTTTATGTCAAG TTTCACAGAGAGGAAGACGCAGAGAAGGCGGTGCAGCAGTTGAATAATCGTTGGTTCAATGGACAACCAATGCGTGCAGAGTTGTCACCAGTGACAGATTTCAGAGAAGCTTGCTGTAGACAGTATGAAATGGG AGAATGCACTAGAGGTGGCTTCTGTAACTTCATGCATCTGAAACCCATCTCTCGAGAGCTACGACGTGAGCTGTACGGCAGACGCAGGAGGAGAAGGTCACGCTCACGCGACCGATTCAGGTCCAGATCCCGCAGTCGCGAACGAGAAAGGAAAGGCCGCTCACGCAGCCGGAGTAGAGAGCGCAGCAGGAGAAGCCACAGCAGAGAACGTGAAAGACGTAGCCATAGTAGGGAAAGATCTGGAAGATTCtaa
- the LOC139129584 gene encoding splicing factor U2AF 35 kDa subunit-like isoform X2: MAEYLASIFGTEKDKVNCSFYFKIGACRHGDRCSRLHNKPTFSQTIVLLNIYQNPQNSAQTADGSHIGNQDPVLRSGRNMKHMSDVDMQKHFDDFFEEVFTELDEKYGEIEEMNVCDNIGDHLVGNVYVKFHREEDAEKAVQQLNNRWFNGQPMRAELSPVTDFREACCRQYEMGECTRGGFCNFMHLKPISRELRRELYGRRRRRRSRSRDRFRSRSRSRERERKGRSRSRSRERSRRSHSRERERRSHSRERSGRF; the protein is encoded by the exons ATGGCCGAATACTTGGCGTCAATTTTCGGCACCGAAAAAGACAA AGTAAACTGCTCTTTCTATTTCAAGATTGGAGCATGCCGCCACGGTGACAGATGTTCTCGTCTCCACAACAAACCGACTTTCAGCCAAACCATCGTGTTGCTGAACATCTATCAGAACCCACAGAACAGCGCACAAACTGCGGATGGGTCCCACA TTGGGAACCAAGACCCAGTACTTCGTTCAGGACGCAATA TGAAACACATGAGTGATGTTGACATGCAGAAACACTTCGATGATTTCTTTGAAGAAGTGTTCACAGAGCTGGACGAAAAGTATGGTGAGATTGAAGAAATGAACGTGTGTGATAATATTGGTGATCATCTTGTGGGAAATGTTTATGTCAAG TTTCACAGAGAGGAAGACGCAGAGAAGGCGGTGCAGCAGTTGAATAATCGTTGGTTCAATGGACAACCAATGCGTGCAGAGTTGTCACCAGTGACAGATTTCAGAGAAGCTTGCTGTAGACAGTATGAAATGGG AGAATGCACTAGAGGTGGCTTCTGTAACTTCATGCATCTGAAACCCATCTCTCGAGAGCTACGACGTGAGCTGTACGGCAGACGCAGGAGGAGAAGGTCACGCTCACGCGACCGATTCAGGTCCAGATCCCGCAGTCGCGAACGAGAAAGGAAAGGCCGCTCACGCAGCCGGAGTAGAGAGCGCAGCAGGAGAAGCCACAGCAGAGAACGTGAAAGACGTAGCCATAGTAGGGAAAGATCTGGAAGATTCtaa
- the LOC139129584 gene encoding splicing factor U2AF 35 kDa subunit-like isoform X1 produces the protein MAEYLASIFGTEKDKVNCSFYFKIGACRHGDRCSRLHNKPTFSQTIVLLNIYQNPQNSAQTADGSHSKYVGNQDPVLRSGRNMKHMSDVDMQKHFDDFFEEVFTELDEKYGEIEEMNVCDNIGDHLVGNVYVKFHREEDAEKAVQQLNNRWFNGQPMRAELSPVTDFREACCRQYEMGECTRGGFCNFMHLKPISRELRRELYGRRRRRRSRSRDRFRSRSRSRERERKGRSRSRSRERSRRSHSRERERRSHSRERSGRF, from the exons ATGGCCGAATACTTGGCGTCAATTTTCGGCACCGAAAAAGACAA AGTAAACTGCTCTTTCTATTTCAAGATTGGAGCATGCCGCCACGGTGACAGATGTTCTCGTCTCCACAACAAACCGACTTTCAGCCAAACCATCGTGTTGCTGAACATCTATCAGAACCCACAGAACAGCGCACAAACTGCGGATGGGTCCCACAGTAAGTACG TTGGGAACCAAGACCCAGTACTTCGTTCAGGACGCAATA TGAAACACATGAGTGATGTTGACATGCAGAAACACTTCGATGATTTCTTTGAAGAAGTGTTCACAGAGCTGGACGAAAAGTATGGTGAGATTGAAGAAATGAACGTGTGTGATAATATTGGTGATCATCTTGTGGGAAATGTTTATGTCAAG TTTCACAGAGAGGAAGACGCAGAGAAGGCGGTGCAGCAGTTGAATAATCGTTGGTTCAATGGACAACCAATGCGTGCAGAGTTGTCACCAGTGACAGATTTCAGAGAAGCTTGCTGTAGACAGTATGAAATGGG AGAATGCACTAGAGGTGGCTTCTGTAACTTCATGCATCTGAAACCCATCTCTCGAGAGCTACGACGTGAGCTGTACGGCAGACGCAGGAGGAGAAGGTCACGCTCACGCGACCGATTCAGGTCCAGATCCCGCAGTCGCGAACGAGAAAGGAAAGGCCGCTCACGCAGCCGGAGTAGAGAGCGCAGCAGGAGAAGCCACAGCAGAGAACGTGAAAGACGTAGCCATAGTAGGGAAAGATCTGGAAGATTCtaa